In the Brassica napus cultivar Da-Ae chromosome A7, Da-Ae, whole genome shotgun sequence genome, one interval contains:
- the LOC106355458 gene encoding phosphatidylinositol 3,4,5-trisphosphate 3-phosphatase and protein-tyrosine-phosphatase PTEN1-like, producing the protein MGLKLSRGPGKEKSALELRPHILTYLTTNSYLRNLVSKKRRRLTMGGYDLDMSYISDKLLAMSFPAERMRAVYRNPLWQVKSVLDMRHHNHYKVYNLCIEECYDPENFYGRVERFPFDDNHVPTLKMIQLFCESVHSWLSLDPKNIAVVHCMAGKGRTGLMVSAYLVYGGMSAEEALEMYASRRTTNNNGVSIPSQRRYVKYWSHLLSFCKRIGNRPPEVKLPQEHSRELLRIRLYDTVNVDSVFFVVSELQEVSNEMYPPSVELSRGCCRQFKKGYCRSLSPRYYISHSHMNCDSEEDEVLRNRQEPRLVVQMDTESSIIDEKTCLDFYFDKPVRVSGDIRITFYQKMIGSRLFYTCFNTAFITNGLLQFSIGELDKVGGNGRSISGPDFSLELLFTPASSKSGKLLSREDLCLP; encoded by the exons ATGGGTCTAAAGCTCTCAAGAGGTCCTGGAAAAGAGAAATCAGCTCTAGAACTAAGGCCTCACATTCTGACTTACCTAACCACAAATTCTTACCTACGTAACTTGGTGTCCAAGAAACGAAGACGGTTAACCATGGGTGGATATGATCTCGACATGTCTTACATCTCTGACAAATTGTTGGCTATGTCCTTTCCCGCTGAACGAATGAGAGCAGTTTATAGAAACCCTCTTTGGCAAGTCAAGTCCGTGCTTGATATGCGACATCATAATCACTACAAG GTCTACAACCTATGCATAGAAgaatgttatgatccagaaaACTTTTACGGCCGCGTGGAGAGATTCCCATTTGATGACAACCATGTCCCAACTCTTAAAATGATCCAACTCTTCTGCGAAAGTGTTCATTCTTGGCTCTCATTAGATCCCAAAAACATCGCAGTGGTGCACTGCATG GCAGGAAAAGGCAGAACAGGACTAATGGTGTCAGCATACCTTGTCTATGGTGGGATGTCAGCTGAGGAAGCTCTAGAGATGTACGCAAGCAGAAGAACCACAAACAATAATGGA GTCTCGATACCAAGCCAGCGCCGTTATGTGAAATACTGGTCACATTTACTCTCGTTTTGTAAAAGAATTGGAAACAGGCCTCCCGAGGTTAAATTACCTCAAGAACATAGCAGAGAGTTGCTAAGAATTAGACTTTACGATACCGTCAATGTCGATTCCGTCTTCTTTGTGGTCTCAGAACTTCAGGAG GTTTCCAATGAGATGTATCCACCTTCTGTAGAACTTTCAAGAGGTTGTTGTAGACAATTCAAGAAAGGCTACTGTAGAAGCTTGAGTCCGCGTTATTATATATCTCATTCCCATATGAACTGTGATTCCGAAGAAGATGAGGTGCTAAGAAATAGACAAGAACCGCGTCTTGTTGTTCAAATGGATACAGAGAGTTCCATCATCGACGAGAAAACATGCCTTGACTTCTACTTTGACAAACCTGTCAGG GTGAGTGGAGACATACGCATCACATTCTATCAGAAAATGATTGGAAGCCGTCTCTTTTATACTTGCTTCAACACAGCCTTTATAACCAATGGCTTGCTTCAG TTTTCCATAGGAGAGCTAGATAAAGTTGGTGGTAATGGAAGATCAATATCTGGTCCTGACTTTAGCTTGGAGTTGCTTTTTACTCCAGCTAGTTCCAAATCAGGAAAGCTTCTTTCCCGAGAGGACCTTTGTCTCCCTTGA
- the LOC106352664 gene encoding cyclin-dependent kinase C-2 C has product MGCISSKNVSYLGDQSASPVQDRENTPGPDFSSTNQHHRVFVDHSLEASQNINRRSRKSKRLGGSDSRVCKSLLSGLSHRNIEAEHAAAGWPSWLCEVASEAVHGWVPLKAEAFQKLEKIGQGTYSSVFRAREVETGKMVALKKVKFDNLQPESIRFMAREILILRKLNHPNIMKLEGIITSRASSSIYLVFEYMEHDLAGLSSNPDIRFTESQIKCYMQQLLWGLEHCHMRGVIHRDIKASNILVNNKGVLKLGDFGLANVVTAKNKHQLTSRVVTLWYRAPELLMGSTSYGVSIDLWSVGCVFAEILMGKPILKGRTEIEQLHKIYKLCGSPPDSFWKKTRLPHATSFRPQHTYEATLRERCKELSTTGVLLLETLLSMEAYKRGTASSALNSEYFLTRPYACDPSSLPKYPPNKEMDAKNRDDMRRKRANLKLRESGVGRKHKRPHGEEQDPKSYAKLPIRQDTFEDKNITNEGPRATTTTHGNYYKLSDLPMTTGPASGFSWAVKRRKDPDNISTLTYYQPSSRSQLSETSAAFAKNTFGLNLKPENESAYEIQGDNDDQIMEELPSEDKLSRTGKRHGSLDGSGLDFSQRGEDSPLKKNLEHLQFGKQSISGPLIFKSGKIDEILQRNESNIRQAVRKSHIKLEQDDR; this is encoded by the exons ATGGGTTGCATCAGCTCCAAGAACGTCTCATACTTAGGGGACCAGAGTGCCTCACCGGTCCAAGACAGGGAAAACACCCCTGGACCGGACTTCTCCTCCACGAACCAGCACCATCGAGTCTTTGTTGATCATTCATTGGAGGCGAGTCAGAATATTAACAGACGGTCAAGGAAATCGAAAAGATTGGGCGGTTCTGATTCAAGGGTTTGTAAGAGCCTGCTTTCCGGGCTGTCTCATAGGAACATAGAAGCTGAGCATGCGGCTGCTGGTTGGCCATCTTGGCTTTGTGAGGTTGCCTCTGAGGCTGTTCATGGGTGGGTTCCTCTTAAGGCAGAGGCGTTCCAGAAGTTGGAGAAG ATTGGACAAGGAACATATAGTAGTGTTTTTCGAGCACGGGAAGTAGAAACCGGGAAAATGGTGGCTTTGAAGAAGGTAAAGTTTGATAATCTTCAACCAGAGAGCATTAGGTTTATGGCAAGAGAGATTTTGATTCTACGCAAACTCAATCATCCCAACATCATGAAACTTGAGGGTATTATCACGTCTCGTGCGTCGAGCAGCATTTATCTTGTTTTCGAGTATATGGAACATGATCTTGCCGGTTTGTCCTCAAATCCGGACATCAGATTCACCGAGTCACAG ATCAAATGTTACATGCAGCAACTACTTTGGGGACTAGAGCATTGTCATATGCGAGGCGTCATACATAGAGACATTAAGGCATCAAACATTTTGGTCAATAACAAAGGAGTTTTAAAACTTGGAGACTTTGGGCTAGCAAATGTGGTCACAGCTAAGAACAAACACCAATTGACAAGCCGTGTGGTGACTTTATGGTATAGAGCTCCTGAGCTTCTTATGGGATCTACTAGTTATGGAGTATCAATCGATTTATGGAGTGTAGGATGTGTTTTTGCTGAAATCCTCATGGGAAAACCAATCCTAAAAGGCAGAACCGAG ATTGAACAATTACATAAAATCTACAAGCTTTGTGGATCTCCACCGGATAGTTTCTGGAAAAAAACTAGGCTTCCGCATGCAACTTCCTTCAGGCCTCAACATACTTATGAAGCCACACTTAGAGAACGATGCAAAGAGTTATCAACAACTGGTGTTCTTCTATTAGAAACTTTACTCTCTATGGAAGCATATAAGCGTGGGACTGCTTCATCTGCACTTAACTCTGAG TATTTCTTGACGAGGCCTTATGCGTGTGATCCTTCTTCATTGCCTAAATATCCACCAAACAAAGAGATGGATGCTAAAAATCGCGACGACATGCGCAG GAAAAGAGCAAACCTCAAGCTTAGAGAATCTGGAGTTGGCAGGAAACACAAAAGACCACATGGAGAAGAACAAGATCCAAAGAGTTACGCTAAGCTGCCAATAAGACAG GACACGTTTGAGgataaaaacataacaaatgAGGGTCCTCGAGCCACTACAACAACACATGGAAATTACTACAAACTCTCTGACCTCCCAATGACGACAGGACCGGCCAGTGGCTTTTCGTGGGCTGTGAAAAGACGAAAAGATCCTGATAATATCTCCACTCTTACCTACTATCAACCAAGCTCAAGGAGCCAATTGAGCGAAACAAGTGCCGCTTTTGCCAAGAACACTTTTGGTTTGAACCTCAAACCCGAAAATGAATCAGCTTACGAGATTCAGGGAGACAACGATGATCAGATTATGGAGGAGTTACCCAGTGAGGACAAGCTAAGCCGTACTGGTAAACGACACGGATCACTTGATGGGTCTGGTTTGGATTTCAGCCAAAGAGGGGAGGACTCTCCATTAAAGAAGAACTTA GAGCATCTACAGTTCGGAAAACAGAGCATATCAGGACCGCTGATATTTAAATCAGGCAAGATCGACGAAATTTTGCAAAGGAACGAAAGTAATATCCGGCAAGCGGTCCGAAAATCCCACATCAAATTgg AACAAGATGACAGATAA